Within Bradymonas sediminis, the genomic segment TCTCTGGCTGTCGATATAGAAATAATTTCCGTTCCCCTGGTTGGCCAATTGCTCCATCATTTCATCTTGATAATTGCCCATCCCGAAGCCGATGGTCGTCAGGGTGATGCCCTCCTCGACGTAGGCGCGGATGCGCTTGAAGATCGCGGAATAGGAGCTTGGCCCGAGATTCGAGTCGCCATCAGACAGGACGATGATGCGGTTGACGGCGCCCTCGACATAGCTGTCCAGCGCGAGCTTATAGGCCATCTCGAGCCCGTTCCCCATGCCGGTTTTGCCGTAGGTTTTGAGCGAGTCGATCGCCTCGTAGATCTGATTGCGGCGAAGCATGCTGCTGGGCTCGAGGATCGTCTCGACCGTCCCGGCATAGGTGGTGATGGCGACGGTGTCGCCGGGGCCAAGATTGCGGGTCAAGATGCGCAGCGATTCCTTGAGCAGACCCATGCGCTCGGGGCCTGCCATGGAGCCGGAGACGTCGACCAAAAAGGTCAGGTGTGCTGATTTTCGGCTCTCATCGGTGAGCCGCTTTCCCTGCACGCCGACCCGCATAATCTTGCGATTGCTCGCCGCATCAAAGGGGCTGGGCGCGGCGTCCAGGCTCACGCCGAACGCACCCTGCTGGGGCTCCGGATAGGCGTAGGGAAAATAATTAAGAAATTCCTCCACGCGCACCCGATGTGGCAACACCTCGTAGTCCTCGTTGATCATGCGGCGCGCCAACGTATAGGAGCCGGTGTCCACGTCGATGCTAAACGTCGACAGGGCGTCATCGACGACCTTGGTCATCGGGTTCACCTGGCCTGGAGCTATCTTGGTGCTCGACGGCGTCGGCGGCGCAAGATCGTCGGGTTTGAGCGGCGGCGGCGGGCGAAGCTTCGGGGCAGGCGGTGCTGGCGGCTCGGGCGCGGCAGATTCGGCGCGAGAGCCTCTCATGAGGTACGGTCCCGTCGGCCCGCTGCTGCTCTTTTTTCGATATTGACGTGTTACCCGCATCGTGTTGATAACCTCGCCGCCGTTAAACGAGTCGGTGTCGGCGACCTGGGGCCGTGTAGGAGCCGGCAGCGAGGGCTTCACCGGTTGTGCTTGCGCGGCGGGCGCGGCGGGAGCGCTCGAGGCTTCACCAAAGGTAACCTCATTGGTGACAGCCTGGTTGGCCTCGGTGAACTTCGTCTTCACCGTCTCGCCAAATAATAGGACCCAGGAAATCGCCGCGCTGAGCAGCGCGACGATTGCCAAAATCAGAATAGCCAGCGCTCGCGTTACCGGCTTTGGATCGCTCATGGGGTTCCTCGGGCACAGGTGGGGTCGTCAGTCTGGGCGATATCATCGCATATCGTCGCGACAATTCAACCAGTGAAGCAAGCGGCGCCTAATCGATCGAATAATCGACCCATCCCAAAACCCGGGGGCAAAACACAGCGTCACCTCGCCCCATCCACACCCTCCCACCGGCGGCTTGGATGGGGCGAAAAGCGATCAATCAAGGAGCACGCCGGCGGACGCCGATTTGCTCGCTTTGACCTTCGCGACCAGGCCAATGAACTCCTGGCGGTCGGCTTGGGCGGGGGTGCTCGCCGATTTGGCGAGCTCCTCGACGAGCGCCAGGCTCAGGCCCTTGGCGTAGGGGCTGTCGCGCAGGACCTCGGCGAAGCCGGCCACCGCGGTGGCGAATTGGAAGTCCTGGCTCGCGTCGGCCAGCTTCGCGTGCATATCGCGGGTGGTTAGCACAAACGCCTGCTCCCTGGCCTGGGTGCCCGTGGGGGTTTTGGCGCGGATGCGCACCGTGGCCAGCTGGGAGATGGCCTTGCCGCGCGCGGCCGCCTCGCTCAGCACGACTTCGTAGAGGGCGGTGACGCTGTGGCCAGCGCCGATCTCGCCGGCGTCGACGCGGTCATTTCGGAAGTCATTGTCGGCGATGTCGCGGTTCTCAT encodes:
- a CDS encoding vWA domain-containing protein → MSDPKPVTRALAILILAIVALLSAAISWVLLFGETVKTKFTEANQAVTNEVTFGEASSAPAAPAAQAQPVKPSLPAPTRPQVADTDSFNGGEVINTMRVTRQYRKKSSSGPTGPYLMRGSRAESAAPEPPAPPAPKLRPPPPLKPDDLAPPTPSSTKIAPGQVNPMTKVVDDALSTFSIDVDTGSYTLARRMINEDYEVLPHRVRVEEFLNYFPYAYPEPQQGAFGVSLDAAPSPFDAASNRKIMRVGVQGKRLTDESRKSAHLTFLVDVSGSMAGPERMGLLKESLRILTRNLGPGDTVAITTYAGTVETILEPSSMLRRNQIYEAIDSLKTYGKTGMGNGLEMAYKLALDSYVEGAVNRIIVLSDGDSNLGPSSYSAIFKRIRAYVEEGITLTTIGFGMGNYQDEMMEQLANQGNGNYFYIDSQREARRIFGEQLDATLQVIAKDVKIQVEFDPAAVVSYRLLGYENRDIADKDFRNDRVDAGEIGAGHSVTALYEVVLTEAAARAKADSKLATVRIRAKTPTGTEATEQAFVLNTRDMHADLSDAGPDFQFAAAVAGFAEILRDSPYAKELDLALIEELAKSASRLDQVERQEFIGLVSKVKSVRAVSAGVARD